In the Pseudanabaena sp. PCC 7367 genome, one interval contains:
- a CDS encoding 2-isopropylmalate synthase, translated as MSTSGSTSQSTSNSTTYLSQRPIKGDRILIFDTTLRDGEQSPGATLNVEQKLAIAHQLARLGVDIIEAGFPYASPGDFEAVQKIAASVGTESGPTICGLARATKKDIDAAAKALKPAAKARIHTFLATSDIHLEYKLKKTRAEVLAIVPEMVAYAKSQVEDVEFSPEDAGRSDPEFLYQVLEAAIAAGASTINIPDTVGYTMPAEFGALIKGIHDNVPNIDQAIISVHGHDDLGVAVANFLEAVKNGARQLECTINGIGERAGNAALEELVMSLHVRRQYFNPFLGRAVDSTEPLCNIDTQQIYQTSRLVSNLTGMLVQPNKAIVGANAFAHESGIHQDGVLKNKLTYEIMDAQSVGFSNNRIVLGKLSGRHAFSTRLTELGYELSEQELNRAFLRFKEVADKKKDITDRDLGAIVSDEIRSFPESYKLEHVQVSCGDRAMPTATVTILTPEGNELIDAAVGTGPVDAVYKAINRVVDLPNELIEFSVQSVTAGIDALGEVTIRLRHETGVFSGHAANTDIIVASAKAYMAALNQLYYSLANQEQRKHPQKSKISSNA; from the coding sequence ATGTCTACATCAGGATCAACCTCCCAGTCAACCTCTAACTCAACTACTTATTTATCTCAAAGGCCAATTAAAGGCGATCGCATTCTCATTTTCGATACTACCCTACGCGATGGGGAGCAGTCTCCTGGCGCTACCCTGAATGTCGAACAAAAACTGGCGATCGCTCACCAACTGGCCAGACTGGGTGTAGATATTATAGAGGCAGGTTTCCCCTATGCCAGCCCCGGTGACTTTGAAGCGGTGCAAAAGATTGCTGCTTCGGTGGGCACTGAGTCTGGGCCGACTATTTGCGGTCTGGCACGCGCGACCAAGAAAGATATTGATGCGGCGGCCAAAGCGCTCAAACCTGCTGCCAAAGCAAGAATCCATACTTTTCTGGCTACCTCGGATATTCATTTGGAATATAAGCTTAAGAAAACCCGCGCCGAAGTTTTGGCGATCGTACCGGAAATGGTGGCCTATGCCAAATCCCAGGTCGAAGATGTAGAATTTTCGCCTGAAGATGCGGGGCGTAGTGATCCGGAATTCTTGTATCAAGTTCTGGAAGCCGCGATCGCCGCTGGAGCCAGCACGATTAATATTCCTGATACAGTCGGCTACACCATGCCCGCTGAGTTTGGCGCTTTGATCAAAGGGATTCACGATAATGTGCCCAACATCGACCAGGCGATCATTTCCGTGCATGGCCACGATGATCTCGGCGTAGCAGTGGCCAACTTCCTGGAAGCGGTCAAAAATGGCGCAAGGCAGTTGGAATGCACGATCAATGGCATCGGCGAGCGGGCTGGTAATGCGGCGCTCGAAGAATTAGTAATGTCGTTGCATGTGCGGCGGCAATATTTCAATCCGTTCCTGGGGCGAGCTGTTGATTCGACCGAGCCACTCTGCAACATTGACACCCAGCAAATTTATCAAACCTCGCGGTTGGTATCTAACCTAACTGGCATGTTGGTGCAGCCAAACAAGGCGATCGTGGGAGCCAATGCCTTTGCCCATGAATCCGGCATTCACCAGGATGGGGTGCTAAAAAATAAGCTCACCTATGAAATTATGGATGCCCAGTCAGTGGGCTTCAGCAATAATCGGATCGTGTTGGGTAAGCTGTCCGGTCGCCATGCCTTCAGCACCCGCTTAACTGAATTGGGCTATGAACTGTCGGAGCAGGAGTTAAATCGTGCTTTCTTGCGGTTCAAGGAAGTGGCCGATAAGAAAAAAGACATTACCGATCGAGACCTAGGGGCGATCGTCAGTGATGAAATTCGCTCTTTCCCCGAATCCTACAAGCTAGAGCATGTCCAGGTTAGTTGTGGCGATCGCGCCATGCCCACCGCCACGGTGACAATTCTGACCCCAGAGGGCAATGAGCTAATTGATGCTGCTGTGGGGACTGGCCCCGTGGATGCGGTTTACAAGGCAATCAATCGGGTGGTGGATCTGCCCAATGAGTTGATTGAATTTTCGGTGCAATCGGTCACGGCCGGAATCGATGCGTTGGGCGAAGTAACGATTCGACTACGCCACGAAACCGGAGTGTTTTCTGGTCATGCGGCCAACACTGATATTATTGTTGCTTCGGCGAAAGCCTATATGGCGGCTTTGAATCAACTTTATTATTCACTGGCAAATCAGGAGCAGCGTAAGCATCCCCAAAAAAGTAAAATCAGCAGTAACGCCTAA